AAACTGAATATGCCAAATTAACTAAAAGAAACAGCTAAAATTAATTACTTGAGACCTTTGCACGGTGTCATGAGCGGTACGAGAATAAGGCAAAAATTTGCGAAAAAGCGGAGTTTACACGGGGTAAATGAGCATTTTTCGCAAATTTTTAACGCAATTATCGTGTCGCGTAGTAACCGTGCAAAGGCCTCTACTTATTATTTACCAGGTTTAGCAGCACGCAACACTGGGTAATATTGAATAAAGACCATATCTTGTGCGGCATTTTCTTTGTGACAAGCCGCACAAGCTTCATCGGCCTGAATCGCACCGTTTTTGGCTTCATAGGATTCAAAACCGAAGAATGCCCAATTGCCGGGTCTATCCGGATAACGCTTCGAATCTTTCACCATGGCGGCAATTCCATTATATTCGCCAGGGAAATAACCATGTCCGCTTGGAGCTTCTTTGGTTCCTACACCCACCAATTCTTTAACGATAACAGTTCCATCACGGAATTGACCCGTTTTCTTCCAATGATTCCAGCTGGTTGGATCGATATAAACATTGTGAAATTCTGGGAATGCGGCTTTTCCTTCATTCATATCATTCGGTGTAACCGGCGCGCCGACAAAGATCCATTCGCGATAATCTTTTGGAGTCAACAACAAATTATCCTTAGTGAATCTCCCAAAATTATGGTCTTTACCGTGCGCATGGTGTGCATCGGAAGCGATCACTGGGCTTGCCAGCGCAATGGATAACAATACTGGTGCAATACCACCTAATAACGTTTTTTTTAACTGTAACATAATAAGCCCTTAAAATAGTTAAAGAATCACAAAGAAAGCAGCAAATTCTTAAACTGCCATCGGCCTTAATAGTATTCAGACAACCTACCTTCGTCAAGAGAAACGTATTAGTAGCAAGCACATCGACTGACTCATTGAATTCTTACTTTTCAAACACCTTATAACGCATTCTAAATTTGCAGAATATTCCTAGTTAGCTGAAAAATAAATATTTTTTAAAGACTGAAGTAAAATAAACACGCTACGCAATTAAACTGCGCGGCAACTTTGATTGGGTTACACAGCGGTCATGACATTGAACTCGCATGGAGCATCGTCGCCATCCGCCAGATCTCGCGCACTCATTCCATTGTTTCTTCAATTTTGGTACAACTTATCTGTTAACCTGTATCAATCAAAACGGTAATTTTTTCGGGCATAAATAAACAATGACTGTAATTCCACCACTGAAGCCGCATCAACTATACCGCTCATGCGATCCGGATCAGTTCACTTTCCAAACAACATCGGAATTAGCGGATCTGACCGAAATCATCGGACAAAAGCGTGCGCTGGAAGCCATACGCTTCGGTTCCGGCATCCGTCAGGAAGGCTATAACCTCTTTGTGCTGGGTCCGCCCGGTATGGGCAAGCACAGCTTAGTGCGCCAATTTCTTGAAAGCAAAGCCAGTACCGAATCAAAGCCGTATGACTGGTGCTATTTGCATAATTTTTCCCAGCCACACAAACCAAAAATGTTAAAACTCCCTTCCGGGAAAGGGGAAGAATTGCGATTGCACATGGAGCAGCTGGTGGATTATTTGCGTACTGCGATCCCCGCCCAGTTCGAGAGTGAAGACTACCGCAATCAACTCAATGCGATTCATCAGGAATTTAATGAGCAACAGGAACGCGAAATCGGTGAACTCGGTGTTGAAGCCCAGAAAAAGGAAATTATCCTGCTACGTACTCCGGAAGGTTTTGCACTTGCTCCTAGCCGTAACCACGAAGTAATTCCGCCAGAACAGTACGACAAACTGCCACAAATTGAAAAAGACCGGATTGAAACCGCAATCGCGGAGCTACAAACCAATCTGGAAAGAATTCTCAGCCATCTGCCAATGCGTCGCCGCGAGCGTAACGAGCGCATCAAGCAACTGAATCGCGACACGATGTTGTCAACCGTTGCGCATATGTTCAACGAATTACGCTCGATCTACAATGATTTACCCGATGTACTCGAGTATTTTGATGCCGTTCAACAAGACATGGTTATCCATGTTGATGATTTCCGCAAACCCGATGAATCCATCAATATTTCCGGAATGACAATCGTCACGCATCAGACGTTCAATAATTATCAGATCAATGTCTTGACCTCTAACGCACAGACTCAGGGTGCGCCGATCGTTTTTGAAGACAACCCCACTTACAGCAATTTGATTGGCCGCGTCGAATACCTTTCCCAGTTTGGTGCATTGGTTACCAATTTTACATTGATCAAAGCAGGTGCATTGCACCGGGCGAACGGCGGCTATCTGCTCCTGGATGCGCGCAAGATTCTGATGCAGCCGTTTGCTTGGGAAGGATTGAAACGCGCGCTGCAAGCGCGAAAAATCCACATTGAATCACTCGGGCAAGTTTACAGCCTTATCAACACAGTTTCGCTTGAGCCCGAGCCAATTCCACTCGATGTCAAAGTCATATTATTCGGCGATCGCATTTATTACTATCTCTTGCAGGAATATGATCCGGAATTTAGTGAGCTATTTAAGGTAGCCGCTGATTTCGAAGAAACCATCGAATGGAATGCCGGCAATCATCTCCTTTATGCACAACTGATCGCCACACTAATCCGCAAAGAAGGATTATTGCCCTTTGATTGTCATGCTGTAGCGCGTGTAATCGAGTATAGCGGGCGCTTGGCGGGTGATTCGGAAAAACTATCTATGCATATGCGCAATATCGCTGACCTGCTCGTGGAAGCCGATTTCTGGGCGCGCGAAGCGCATCACAATATTGTCCTTGCAAGCGACATTCAACAAGCGATCGATGCCCGGGTCCGCCGTCAAGACCGTGTCAGGGATCGTCTTTATGAAGCAATCCAGCGCAATATTCTGATGATCGACACGCAAGGGTCTGTGATAGGGCAAGTTAACGGACTCTCGGTGATCGAGTTGGGCGGATTCGCTTTTGCACAACCGACCCGGATTACGGCTACAACCCGCTTCGGCAAGGGCGACATGATTAATATCGAACGCGAAGTCAAACTTTCCGGCGCCATCCACTCCAAAGGCGTATTAATACTCTCTGCATTCCTTGCAGCACGTTATGCAAAGAATCAACCCTTGGCTTTGTCCGCCAGTCTGGTATTTGAGCAATCTTATGGCATGATCGAAGGTGACAGCGCTTCACTTGCAGAGTTATGCGCACTGCTTTCTCATCTCGCAGATGCGCCCATTGACCAATCATTGGCTATCACAGGCTCAGTCAATCAATTCGGCCAGGTCCAAGCAATTGGCGCGGTCAACGAAAAAATAGAAGGGTTCTTTGATATCTGCGCGGCGCGCAAACTAACCGGAAATCAAGGCGTGCTAATCCCAGCCAGCAATGTTCAGCACCTGATGCTGCGTAAAAATGTCGTCGACGCGGTTGCTGCCGGTGCGTTTCACATTTATACCGTGGAAAACGTCGATCAAGCCATCATGCTGCTCACCGGAAAACAACCAGGTGAAATGGATCAAGACGGTAAATATCCCGAAGACAGCATCAATTTCGAAATTTCCAAACGATTGACGGAATTAGCAAGGCTTAATCAATCATTTGCACAGACGAGTGGAAAATCGCTTTAAGGAAGTTCTAAAAAACTGCTACGCTCGGTCACGCTATCCAGCGGGTTTTCCGTCAATAAGCGGCAAATCTTTCGGGCGCATACCGGACCATATCCTGTTCCAACAGCTTCAGCTTCTCTCGCATGGAATCACCGATAAATAATTGAGGCTCGGAAGGGGTCAAATTTTCAGACAGCTCGCGCTGCCGTATTTTCTCGATAGCTTCACTGAAATTTTCAATAAATTGATAAGGCCTGTCATCCAAGCTTCTAAATAAGGCTTCGCCAAAATACGTATACTCGTTCTCATGAGTACACCCAAAAGATGCTTTATCAGCCGCCGCCGCAGTGAGAATCAAGCTATGATCATCCCTCAACGCATCAATAAACCCGCCGGAGTAACACGCTGAAATCAGAATAATGCGCCAGCGGATACCGGCGTCATCCAGATAAGCTTTGATATCTTCAGGGCGCACATCGTTGAGTTCGAGCGGCCACATATTGACTGAAAGCTCGTGATCACTCGATCCATGACTGGTAAGGTACAAAAACACCACGTCTTCCTCACGGTTCATCTTACCGCCCACATGACTCAAAGCGATTCTTAAATTGGAAGCGGACGCGAGCGGGGTGGTATCGATGGTTTTCAGGTTATTGATTAATACCACCGACCGTCCCGATGCCCCCAGGTTTTTATTCATGGCGCGCTGCACATGGCCAACTTCTCTCATGAAGACATCCTGCGCGGCATCGGAACCAAATCCTACAAAAAACAAATCCGTCACGCCTTCCTTGCCGGGTTCGACAGCACTGAGCGCGTTATTCAGAAGCCTATACTGGCTGTAATAAACATCTTCCTGATTAATGTAGCTCAAATCGGCATTGCTATACGCATCCATGACATTTGAATAGTCAAAATCCTCGTACCAGAAACTGAATGGCATATTGACTAAAGGATACGTTGCGCTCATCCAAAAAACCGCTAACAAAAGCGCCCGGATTTTGTGGAAATCCAGCAGTTGCAATGCAAGAAAAAAACAAACGAGAAAACTCCAAACGGCATAGATCGTGTAACCGGTCTCCAGATAATCGTCCGGCAACTGCGGCAACGCAACAAAAGATATCAAATAAAGGAATGGTAAGACGCTGTAAGCCAACACTAAAAACAGCAATAAATGATCCCGGTTATGCGTGACCTTTGTCACCACAAAGCCGACCATCAGCACAATCAGTAATTCAACTCCAAGATAACTTAAGCCAAATAAATCGAAGGTCGGCTCGGATGTCAGCGAATAAGAAATGGCCAGCGCGGTTAAACTGTAAAAAACCACGAGCAAGGCCAATTGATTATGCGTCGCAATCGCTTGCGCGATCGCATTCCGGCGAAAGCCAAGCAATCGGATGCCGCAAAAAAGATTTTGAATGAGACTCTGAGATTCTCTCACTAACGTGGATTGTTTTGATTCTTTGGCGATACCTGCATATAAGTCCATTTCAAACTCCGGTTCCCGATCTGCGAATATAGCTTGCTGTTAACGGCAAAAGAACCGATTGTTAAAGTCAATAAAGACAGGGATATGGTCGGTTTTTTTATTGAATAACTTCGCCGGTAAAAATCTAAGCCAAAAATTAGACCATCATACAAATCCAAAGTTAATCCGGAATAAAAAATAAAGCGGGCTTGCTCCGGACGGCATCATCGGGTCAATGGCCAACCGATTAAGAGCACCGTAATTGTGACAATGCCGGCAACGATATTCATGGGTATTCCAACCTTCAGAAAATCCGTGAAGCGGTACTCACCGGGGCCATACACCATCATGTTGGTTTGATAACCCAGCGGCGTGGCAAAACTGGCGGAAGCCGCCATCATGATGGCCAATACAAAGGGAATATGGTTCAAATCGGCTTCAGCGGTAATCTCCAGCACGATCGGCAGCATCAGCAGCGCCGCCGCATTATTGGTGATCACTTCGGTTAACAGCGACACCGCAAGATACGTGAGAATTAACAACAACCAAGGCGTTCCGCCGCTGATATCGACGATATTGCCCGCCAGGTATTTGGCGACACCGGTTTTTTCCAGCGCCATGCCAAGCGCGAACGACGCCGCGATCGTCAGGATAACCGTCAGATCCAGGCTCTTTTCCGCCTGGCCGGGTGAGCAGCAGCCGGTAATGATCATTAAACATGCGCCGATCAGCGCGGCATTGAGCATGGTAATCACCTCGAAGCTCGCCAGCGTGACGATCCCGAGCAAAATAGCCCAAGCGATGACGGCCCGGTCATGCCGCGGCGCTTCGGTATTGAGATCGTTAATCAGTAAAAAATCCTTGTTGTAACGCTGCCGCGTAACGAATGCCGGCCGGGCTTCCAACAATAACGTATCGCCCGGCTGCAAAATGATGCTGCCGAGATTGCCTTTAATGCGCTCGCCATTTCGCGCGACAGCCAGCACCGCCGCGCCGTAGCGGGCGCGGAAACGGGCCTCGCGGATGGCGTACCCGATCGCCGAGCAATGCGGGGATACCACCGCTTCGACCAATCGTCTTTCCGGATGCCGCTGCGCGAAAGCATGCAGTTGCCCGTCATCGCTCGACGGAATAATGCCATTAATGCGCAACAAATCGGAAATCGCATCGGTATCCCCCGCAAACACCAACCGGTCGCCGCCTTGCAGCACTTCCTCTGAAGAAACCACCGCCAGCGCGGTGCCGTTCCTCTCGATCTCTACCAGATATACCCGTTGCAAATGCCGGAGCCCGGCTTGCTCGACCGTTTTACCGACCAGCGGACCGTTCGGATCGATGGAAACCTCCAGCGTAAATTCGCGCAAATTCGAAAAGACTTCGCCTTGCTTGCGGTCGGGCAGCAATTTCGGAAAAAACAACCACATGAACAGAAACCCGGCGATCGCCACCGGCAAGCCGACCGCGGTAATTGAAAACAAGGAAAAACCGGCCTCACCGGTCAACGTTTGATACTGGCCGTTCACGATCAGGTTGGTGCTGGTGCCGATCAGCGTCACGGTACCACCGAGAATCGCCGTGTAACTCAGCGGAATCATCAGTTTGGATGGCGGAATCCCGATTTTGCGCGACCAACTGTAAATCGCCGGAATCATGGTCGCGACAACCGGGGTGTTATTCAGGAAACTACTCAAAAACGCTACCGGCCAGAACATCCGGTTCAACGCCGCGCGCGAGGTTTTAGGACGGCCCAGCAGCTTGTTGACCAGCAAATCGATGGCGCCGGAAGCGTGCATGCCCGCAGCAACCACGAACATCCCCGCCACCGTAATCAAACCCGAATTGCTGAAACCGCTCAGCACATCGCCGCTTTGCAAAATGCCGGTTACGCTGAGGATCGTCAACGCCCCGATCATGATCAAATGCGGACCGATCTTGGTAAAAATCAATGACGCCAGTACCGTGCCGCACAAACCCAGGGTAAACCAGCCTTGCCATTCCATAGTCTTACATTCCGCGCAAAGGAACGGAATATACAACAAACGTCATATAACCAGAAATAATAATTGATTATAATGATATACAAACGAATTATAGAATAGAGACACCGATCATGCGAAAAACACTCGCCGCCCTGTTATTAAGCCTAGCGATGACGCCCGTGCTGGCGCATCAACACATCCGCCCCGGACTATGGGAAGTCACCACCCGCTCCGACCTGCTGGCGCTGGTGCCGCACATTCCAGCGGAACACATGCAGCAACTCAGCGACCTCGCGCAGCGCTATGGATTGAAACTGCCTAAAATCGAGAACGGCGCCGCCACCTCGCATGTCTGCATCACCGAAGCGATGGCCAGCGAGGATGTTCCGTCCTATTTTTACGAACACCGCTCCGGCTGCACCGTGCAAAACGCCACCCGCACCGGCAACCGCTATCAACTCGAATTGACGTGCAGCAATGCACATTTTCAGGGCAACGGCACCGCCGAAGGCACCTTCATCAGCCCGGAAAGCTTCACCGGCCGCACCGAATTCGACAGCACCGTCAGCGGCGCGCCGGTGCACGCAACAGCGCAAACCCGCGCCCGCTGGATCGGCGAACGCTGCACTGCAGTCAATCCGCTGCCGTGAGTATTGACTCAGCACGAGTGAAGTTGCCGGTATTTGAAATCACGCTCAATTTAGCGGCTCGTAAAATGACAAATACTGAAAAAGAATCGCCCTTGCCATATAAACCAATAAATATTACTGATGTGGTCCAATAGACCCGGACACTCCAATTATGACTATTCTCTCTTAACTGGAGTGTCCGGGTCTATTGGACCACATCATTGCCCTTTATGAGCTTGGCTTTTCGGACCGCGTCATTTCTCAGAACCTCGCCGCATCCTTGAACCTGGCTGCGACTCAAAAGAAGGATCTCGTGAAGACACTGAAACAAGACCGGGACGGAGCCAATACGGTGATGGAAAAATACCCAAGGTATTTCCAGGAGCGAATGAACGAAATTATGGGCTAACAAGGCACTCCACCGGGCATCAATTCGGCGATGCTTCATCGCTGCCGATAAGCTAACTACGATATAAATATAAACTTGTTGTAATGGCAGATAGCGTTTCACGGATTCCCCTTAAACTTAACCACCACTGACGTGCTCGAATCCGACGCTTTCAGCAGCACCGAATAATCCGCATCGACGGTCAGCAACATGCCGTGGTTGATCATGACACTGGCGGGTTGCGGCGGCTGGCACTTGCGTTCGCTTTGCAAATCTTCGGAAACATTGCAGACGGCGTCGTAGACTTGCCGCACCATCGCGATTTCGCTATCGGGAATCGTTGCATCGCGCGATAATGGGCTTTTGTTGCGGCCGCCTGTCAGGCTGCGCGAATAACTCAATTCGCGAGCGCTCGCGGTATCGTCGATCTCGACGCGGTAAACTGTGCTACGCCCGTTCGGCGCGGCTTCGCTTTTGGTATACAGCGACGGATTGACCTGGGTATAGTCTTGCGCTTGCAAGATTCCGGCAATTTTATCCGCCGGAGTATCGAGCGAAATGCCGGCGATTTCGACCGCCGCCAGCGGATGCCCCGGTGAACCGGCGGCGGCCGTCATCGGCAGCGCGATCAGCCAAACCGCGATAACACACCAGCGTTTGATCCATCCCTGCCACGTTGCACTCCGGTCATTTTGCAGCAATCCGTTCATGGTCGACTCCTTGTAATCGTTAATGCGCATGTTCGCCCGGCGGCGGCATGATTTCACCTTCCTCGTTCAGTTGCTTGACTTGTGATACCAGCGCACCGACATTCTGCCAGCCGAATCCCTCGAATTGCGCCACCCATCGCGCGCGCAGATAGCCGAAACGATCCGTCAGAAATTCCATGTGTTGCGGGAACATGCCTTTGCCCGATAAATCCGGCACCATGCGGATACGCCGGAACCACCAGTAAGCATTCTTGATTTCTTCCCAGCCTTCGGTGACGACTGGGAATGGCGCAATCGCGGTAATCTGCTGCAATTGCTCATCGGTCAGCGGATGAATCGGTACCGCCAAAATTTCCGTGTTCAAATCGCGGATCCGCTCATACGATGCCGCCAGCTGAAAAAAGCGGTCTTTCGCTGACGGCCAGGCGAACAGCACCATCAGCACATTTTTTTGCAGGCGGAAATCTTTCAGATTGCCGCTAGTGCCGTCGCTGGCGGAGTAATTAAACACCGGCGAGCCGATCACCGGCGTTTCCGGCACGATCATGGTGCCCAGCAGGCGCGCATCGAAACCGCGCGACATCGCATGCAGGAAATTGATCAAATCCCAGCGCTCTTCTTCCGACAATTTATCGGCGAATCCCGGCATCTCGGTTCCCGGAATACCGCGCGATAATTGGTGGTAAACATTGCCGACGGTATATTTCGCGGTATGTTCCTGGGTTAGCAAATCGGTCGGATCGCGCACGTCGGGATCGGCCACCGGCCGGGTGCCCTTGCCTTGCGGGCCATGACAAGCAACGCAGTGCTCCGCGAACAATTGCGCGCCGGCGACGATGGAAATCGCGTCGATCGGCACGGTCGGTTTTTTGTACGTTTCCGGATACGCTTCAATCGTCAGCGGCGGCAATGCCAGCGCCAGCGAACTGATGCCGAACGCGCCCGGCAACAGAAATTTCAGCGTCTTGCCGCCGGTATTCTCGCGGATCGCGAACCAGGCGGTCGCAATTCCAAGAGTCAGCAATGCCAGCCCGAACCATACCTGGCCTTCGACATCCGGATCATCCCAGACGGCGCTGATCGAAAAGCGGAACGGGAACGGCCAATTATCGATCATCGTATGCTTGGCGGGCAGCGTATTCGCCAAGATCGTCGCGACCAGAACCAGCACCAATGCCAATGCGAATTCGATGCGCACCCATTGATTCAAATGCGCCACGCTGTCGCTACGTTCCTGGTTTTGCATTCCGGTCAGCTTGGGCAGCCAGTGGTTGCGCGCTTGGTAAGCAATAAGCAGAATGACCGTCAAAATTACCAGCTTGCTGTCCAGCAGCCAGCCGTAAGGACTCGATACCAACGTATGGTATTTTTCATCGACCAGGCGGCCGGTAACGATTACGCCGGTTACCATGATCAGAATCATCGCGAGTAGCGCCACTGCGGAAAATTTCTGCAAATACCCGACCGCAGCTAGTGTGGCGGACCGGCCGATATCCTTGTTCAAATTCAGCAAGATCAGCAGGAAGGCCGGCAATGCGCCGAACCAAATACCCGCCAGCAGAATATGAATAGCATACGGCGCGATCGCCTCGAACGACATTTCATCGGCGCTGGAATGGCTCATCAAAGTACCCGCCACCAGCGGCAAAGCCGCGAGCACCGCGCACAGCACGTAGTGCCAGCGGGCGCGCTCGATTCCTTGCATTTTAATCACCGCGCATAACAACACGATCGCGAGAAACTCCCTGGCCGCCCAGATATGGCCGATCTGCGTGCGCTTTACAACATCGATCCAGGCCGCGGGATTCCAGGCATCGCTGACATCACCGGTTGCATCGCCGGTAGTCGTCGCCAGAATGCCGATCAGCCCGATCACGGTAATCCCCGCCAGCCACGGGAAAAGCTTCTCCAGCCGCGCCATCCAAGGCGTTTCCTGAATGTTGCTCGCTTGCCAGATGATGGCAAGAAACACGCAACTGCCAAAAACGATCAAATTAGCGGTTAATTGTGACCAGCGGGCCACTGCTGCAATGATTTCAATCATGGTTGTCCGTTAAAAACTGTTATAGGTAATGTTTGCAAAACAAATCACAAAAGCCATAAAACCATCCGATCGGTTGATAATTCAGAAGCTTTGCGGTATCGCGGATTGTTAAACATTTTACGCCGAGCTAACGGATATTCAAGGCATTCATTGTGGTTACTCAAACCATTTCATTCGGAATCCGGTGCTGGCTAGTATTTAAAGAATGTGGATGAAGTGCAAACGGAACGTCACCGGATTTATGAGCCGCAGTACAATGACACCCATGAGTCATTGCTAAAAGGAGCATTATGAAAACAGTATTGATCACCGGCTGCAACCGCGGCATCGGACTTGAATTCGCGCGCCAATACGCCAGCGGCGGCTGGCAGGTTTTCGCGTGTTGCCGCAAACCGGCGGCAGCGGATGCGCTCAACCGCTTAGCTAACCAATATCCCGATCGTATCCAGGTGCATGCGCTGGATGTCGCCGATCACCGGCAAATCGAGCAATTGTCGCAAACCTTGGCCGGTCAACCGGTCGACTTGCTGATTAACAATGCCGGCGTTTATCCGCCGGAGCGCGGCGATGCGTTCGGCAGCACCGATTATGCCGCATGGCAGCAAGCTTTTGAAGTCAACACCATGGCGCCGCTGAAAATGACCGAAGCGTTCATCCGGCAAGTGTCGCGCAGCGAGCTCAAAACCATCGTCACCATCACCAGCAAAATGGGCAGCATCGCCGATAATCGCGGCGGTGGAAGCTATATCTACCGCTCCAGCAAAGCGGGTGTCAACATCGTGATGAAAAGCCTGTCAATCGACTTGAATCCCAAGAAAATCATTGCCGTCCTGCTCCATCCCGGCTGGGTAAAAACCGACATGGGCGGCCCCGGCGCGTTGATCACCGCCGAACAAAGCGTCACCGGCATGCGCCGCGTGATCGGCAACCTCACACTGCAAGATTCCGGCAAGTTTTATGCGTTTGATGGAAAGGAAATACCTTGGTGAAATGAAAACCGGTAGCCGTAAAGATATTTTCAGCCAGGACAAATGTACTAGTAAAATAAGGAGCAATTGACCATTAATTTACTCATTGTCAATCCATACAATCGGCGTGTAAAAATTATTATAAATTTACGCCAAGAAACATATTGTTAATTTTAAGGAGCCTAATGATGATAAAAGATTTAATTGAAAAAGCTGCGAAGCTCCCGGCTGCAACTCCTCGGTTACTTGCAATTTCAGCGCTTACATTGTGTAGTATCTCTGCCGCATCGGCGGCTAGTATCACCTGGAGCAACGGTCCGAATTTCGGTGGCCCTAACGGCCATTTGGGTATTTTAACGAACGGTTCTCTGGTCGAAGCCGTCAATTTGTCAGGCGCTTCAACTGCTCCTCCCATTACAGTAGATCCAACCGGCATAAACATTACATTCAGCACCATCAATTCACCATTTTTTAATTCCAACTGGGCGTCTGCTACCGGCGGCGGCAATACCGATCCGGGATGGTCAGCCATTTTAAATACGTTTGAATGGCAAAGCGGCGCAAATGTTACTGCTGCCAATTTCCTCGACAGCCTGACCGTCGGCCATCAATACCAGGTGCAGTTTTTTGCCGCCCGCACCGATTGCTGCGCAACCCGCACGCATTGGTTCGGCGAT
This is a stretch of genomic DNA from Nitrosomonas sp. sh817. It encodes these proteins:
- a CDS encoding cytochrome P460 family protein, which gives rise to MLQLKKTLLGGIAPVLLSIALASPVIASDAHHAHGKDHNFGRFTKDNLLLTPKDYREWIFVGAPVTPNDMNEGKAAFPEFHNVYIDPTSWNHWKKTGQFRDGTVIVKELVGVGTKEAPSGHGYFPGEYNGIAAMVKDSKRYPDRPGNWAFFGFESYEAKNGAIQADEACAACHKENAAQDMVFIQYYPVLRAAKPGK
- a CDS encoding Lon protease family protein, whose amino-acid sequence is MTVIPPLKPHQLYRSCDPDQFTFQTTSELADLTEIIGQKRALEAIRFGSGIRQEGYNLFVLGPPGMGKHSLVRQFLESKASTESKPYDWCYLHNFSQPHKPKMLKLPSGKGEELRLHMEQLVDYLRTAIPAQFESEDYRNQLNAIHQEFNEQQEREIGELGVEAQKKEIILLRTPEGFALAPSRNHEVIPPEQYDKLPQIEKDRIETAIAELQTNLERILSHLPMRRRERNERIKQLNRDTMLSTVAHMFNELRSIYNDLPDVLEYFDAVQQDMVIHVDDFRKPDESINISGMTIVTHQTFNNYQINVLTSNAQTQGAPIVFEDNPTYSNLIGRVEYLSQFGALVTNFTLIKAGALHRANGGYLLLDARKILMQPFAWEGLKRALQARKIHIESLGQVYSLINTVSLEPEPIPLDVKVILFGDRIYYYLLQEYDPEFSELFKVAADFEETIEWNAGNHLLYAQLIATLIRKEGLLPFDCHAVARVIEYSGRLAGDSEKLSMHMRNIADLLVEADFWAREAHHNIVLASDIQQAIDARVRRQDRVRDRLYEAIQRNILMIDTQGSVIGQVNGLSVIELGGFAFAQPTRITATTRFGKGDMINIEREVKLSGAIHSKGVLILSAFLAARYAKNQPLALSASLVFEQSYGMIEGDSASLAELCALLSHLADAPIDQSLAITGSVNQFGQVQAIGAVNEKIEGFFDICAARKLTGNQGVLIPASNVQHLMLRKNVVDAVAAGAFHIYTVENVDQAIMLLTGKQPGEMDQDGKYPEDSINFEISKRLTELARLNQSFAQTSGKSL
- a CDS encoding C13 family peptidase encodes the protein MDLYAGIAKESKQSTLVRESQSLIQNLFCGIRLLGFRRNAIAQAIATHNQLALLVVFYSLTALAISYSLTSEPTFDLFGLSYLGVELLIVLMVGFVVTKVTHNRDHLLLFLVLAYSVLPFLYLISFVALPQLPDDYLETGYTIYAVWSFLVCFFLALQLLDFHKIRALLLAVFWMSATYPLVNMPFSFWYEDFDYSNVMDAYSNADLSYINQEDVYYSQYRLLNNALSAVEPGKEGVTDLFFVGFGSDAAQDVFMREVGHVQRAMNKNLGASGRSVVLINNLKTIDTTPLASASNLRIALSHVGGKMNREEDVVFLYLTSHGSSDHELSVNMWPLELNDVRPEDIKAYLDDAGIRWRIILISACYSGGFIDALRDDHSLILTAAAADKASFGCTHENEYTYFGEALFRSLDDRPYQFIENFSEAIEKIRQRELSENLTPSEPQLFIGDSMREKLKLLEQDMVRYAPERFAAY
- a CDS encoding SLC13 family permease encodes the protein MEWQGWFTLGLCGTVLASLIFTKIGPHLIMIGALTILSVTGILQSGDVLSGFSNSGLITVAGMFVVAAGMHASGAIDLLVNKLLGRPKTSRAALNRMFWPVAFLSSFLNNTPVVATMIPAIYSWSRKIGIPPSKLMIPLSYTAILGGTVTLIGTSTNLIVNGQYQTLTGEAGFSLFSITAVGLPVAIAGFLFMWLFFPKLLPDRKQGEVFSNLREFTLEVSIDPNGPLVGKTVEQAGLRHLQRVYLVEIERNGTALAVVSSEEVLQGGDRLVFAGDTDAISDLLRINGIIPSSDDGQLHAFAQRHPERRLVEAVVSPHCSAIGYAIREARFRARYGAAVLAVARNGERIKGNLGSIILQPGDTLLLEARPAFVTRQRYNKDFLLINDLNTEAPRHDRAVIAWAILLGIVTLASFEVITMLNAALIGACLMIITGCCSPGQAEKSLDLTVILTIAASFALGMALEKTGVAKYLAGNIVDISGGTPWLLLILTYLAVSLLTEVITNNAAALLMLPIVLEITAEADLNHIPFVLAIMMAASASFATPLGYQTNMMVYGPGEYRFTDFLKVGIPMNIVAGIVTITVLLIGWPLTR
- a CDS encoding DUF3617 domain-containing protein; its protein translation is MRKTLAALLLSLAMTPVLAHQHIRPGLWEVTTRSDLLALVPHIPAEHMQQLSDLAQRYGLKLPKIENGAATSHVCITEAMASEDVPSYFYEHRSGCTVQNATRTGNRYQLELTCSNAHFQGNGTAEGTFISPESFTGRTEFDSTVSGAPVHATAQTRARWIGERCTAVNPLP
- a CDS encoding CopD family protein, which translates into the protein MIEIIAAVARWSQLTANLIVFGSCVFLAIIWQASNIQETPWMARLEKLFPWLAGITVIGLIGILATTTGDATGDVSDAWNPAAWIDVVKRTQIGHIWAAREFLAIVLLCAVIKMQGIERARWHYVLCAVLAALPLVAGTLMSHSSADEMSFEAIAPYAIHILLAGIWFGALPAFLLILLNLNKDIGRSATLAAVGYLQKFSAVALLAMILIMVTGVIVTGRLVDEKYHTLVSSPYGWLLDSKLVILTVILLIAYQARNHWLPKLTGMQNQERSDSVAHLNQWVRIEFALALVLVLVATILANTLPAKHTMIDNWPFPFRFSISAVWDDPDVEGQVWFGLALLTLGIATAWFAIRENTGGKTLKFLLPGAFGISSLALALPPLTIEAYPETYKKPTVPIDAISIVAGAQLFAEHCVACHGPQGKGTRPVADPDVRDPTDLLTQEHTAKYTVGNVYHQLSRGIPGTEMPGFADKLSEEERWDLINFLHAMSRGFDARLLGTMIVPETPVIGSPVFNYSASDGTSGNLKDFRLQKNVLMVLFAWPSAKDRFFQLAASYERIRDLNTEILAVPIHPLTDEQLQQITAIAPFPVVTEGWEEIKNAYWWFRRIRMVPDLSGKGMFPQHMEFLTDRFGYLRARWVAQFEGFGWQNVGALVSQVKQLNEEGEIMPPPGEHAH
- a CDS encoding SDR family oxidoreductase, which encodes MKTVLITGCNRGIGLEFARQYASGGWQVFACCRKPAAADALNRLANQYPDRIQVHALDVADHRQIEQLSQTLAGQPVDLLINNAGVYPPERGDAFGSTDYAAWQQAFEVNTMAPLKMTEAFIRQVSRSELKTIVTITSKMGSIADNRGGGSYIYRSSKAGVNIVMKSLSIDLNPKKIIAVLLHPGWVKTDMGGPGALITAEQSVTGMRRVIGNLTLQDSGKFYAFDGKEIPW